In Sulfitobacter sp. OXR-159, one DNA window encodes the following:
- a CDS encoding carbon monoxide dehydrogenase subunit G has translation MQMSDTRQIAATPAEVYAALLDPKMLQTCVPGAQDVTGSVEEGYDATVVQKVGPVKATFKGHVTLSDLVPNEALTITGEGKGGAAGFAKGGAEVRLAEKDGGTELSYDVEAKVGGKLAQLGSRIIDGFAKKMADQFFDNLQSSLEGPTEETGESAEADEDAPTKKGWFGRAKT, from the coding sequence ATGCAGATGTCCGACACCCGCCAGATCGCCGCCACCCCGGCCGAGGTCTATGCCGCATTGCTCGACCCGAAGATGCTGCAAACCTGCGTGCCCGGCGCGCAGGATGTGACTGGCTCGGTTGAAGAGGGGTATGACGCCACCGTCGTGCAAAAGGTCGGCCCGGTGAAGGCGACCTTTAAGGGGCACGTGACGCTCTCCGATTTGGTGCCGAACGAAGCGCTGACCATCACGGGCGAGGGCAAGGGCGGTGCAGCCGGTTTCGCCAAGGGCGGCGCAGAAGTGCGGCTGGCCGAAAAGGACGGCGGCACCGAGCTCAGTTACGATGTTGAGGCCAAGGTCGGCGGCAAGCTGGCGCAGCTTGGCAGCCGGATCATCGACGGTTTCGCAAAAAAGATGGCGGATCAGTTTTTCGACAATCTGCAATCTTCGCTCGAAGGTCCGACAGAAGAGACGGGCGAAAGCGCGGAAGCTGATGAAGACGCCCCCACCAAAAAGGGCTGGTTCGGCCGCGCCAAGACTTAA